Within the Sander vitreus isolate 19-12246 unplaced genomic scaffold, sanVit1 ctg515_0, whole genome shotgun sequence genome, the region GCTCAACTCATTGAAGATGATGACTGGGTTTAATATGTTTCTTCACatacttgttgtgtgtgtttttgttcttgctcttttctttttaatggcagaTTTAAATATTGGGTCTTTAAACATTAATGGAGCAAGAAGTGATGTTAAAAGAGCTTCTCTGTTTAAACTGGTGGAGTTAAAACATCTGGATGTTATCTTTGTGCAGGAGACCCACAGTGATGTGGAGAATGAGAGTGAGTGGAGGAAGCAGTGGCCGGGGGAGGTGATTCTCAGCCATAAAGCctctatgtatttatttattgttctgttgaaaagagattatttttattattattattatatatttattatttttgtagatAACAAGATGGAACATAAAATAAAGTtccttttaaaaatcaaaaatctctctctctctctctctctctctctctctctctctctctttctgagtGATGTAatgccccccctcctcctcctttcaggGTGGAGCCTGCTGGAGTCAGATGGTTGACACCAGGTCCATGGAGATGtaagtgtgtttttaatttcattcatcaaactgtgacatcactcattCAACCCTCTGATGTCATCATCAAAGTGCTGATTGGTTAATAACTGCAGCTGTGTTGTGTCTCCTTCTCTCCGTCAGATTCCTGTGAACTCACAgtcgacacaaacacagtgaacagaaacctcaaactgtctgacaacaacaggaaggtgaCACGTGTGGAGGAGTATCAGCCATATCCTGATCATCCAGAGAGGTTTGACTCCTGGTATCAGCTGCtgtgtagagatggtctgactggtcgctgttactgggaggttGAGACGAGAGGAGATGTTTATATATCAGTGAGTTACAGAGGAATcagcaggagaggagacagTTATGACTGTTGGTTTGGATATAATGATCAGTCCTGGAGTCTGTTCTGCTCTGATGATCGTTACTCTGTCTGTCACAATAAGAGAGtaacatccatctcctcctcctctgtctctaacagagtaacatccatctcctcctcctctgtctctaacagagtagcatccatctcctcctcctctgtctctaagagagtagcatccatctcctcctcctctgtctctaacagagtagcatccatcttctcctcctcctctgtctctggtagagtagcagtgtatgtggactgtcctgctggctctctgtccttctacacagtctcctctgactcactgatcctcctccacaccttcaacaccacattcactcagcctCTCTATCCTGGGTTTGGGTTCTGGTCTCCTggttcctcagtgtctctgagTCCTGTGTAGGATGGAGAGTCTCCTCCTGTTTCTCACTGCTGATCAGTTGAGTCTGTACAGGATCACACTTACAGAAATATTTCAGCTTATTGTTATGAACCAATGAATGAACTTTGTATGAAATAATTCAGAATGATTGAACAGATTCCTCGTGGAACATTGTAAACTTCCTCCACTTCCAGTCCTTTAAAGATGGAAGCTGTGATCATGAAATTGTAGAAATGCGTTTTGTTGCTCTTTTTGACGTTATTGTTGCTATTTTGTGTCTAAGCATCATGGGAGTTGGAGTTGATCCTGAGCTGGTTGTGttggatgataaaataactcaAACTCCTGTCTGATCGTTCCTCTGAGTCTcagtacacactcacacacacacacacacacacacacacacacacacacacagcacgcacacacagacacacacagacacacagacgcacgcacgcacacacagacacagacacacacacacacacacacacacacacacacagacgcacgcacgcacacacacacagacgcacgcaggcacgcacacacagagacacgcacgcacgcacacagacacacacacacacacacacacacacacacacacacacacacacacacacagacacacacacacacacacacacacacacacacacacagacacacacagacacacacacagacacacacacacacacacacacacacacaaacacacacacacacacacacacacacacacacagacagacatgcttATTTCATGATTTGTCatcatatatgatatatatatatatatacatcatcacatacccttcaccattaAATgagagaatatatatatatatatatatatatatatatatatatatatatatatatatatatatatatatatatatgtaatgcaGTCATACAGTGCAGCATGTCTACGTCTTCTATTGTTGTCgtgttttgtccaccactcagttttatcaaggggaaaagtgttttaaggggagttgtgcTGACCGCAGgaccctcactccctcatctctgtctcctcctcctgagtctcctcctcactctgcatgccactgctgctgacaccaccaccatcatcatcgtcagccacgggagctgatgaaggtcctgctgCTGATATGTTTATAGTTTTGTTAGATGTATTTGTTCTGGAGGATCGGTAAGCAGACAACAAAATGGTGAGTTTTCATCCCAGCACCTGTAGCCTGTGTGTCACTGCCTATGGAGTTGTAAACAAACGTTATGTtcaatatatataatagtgCCATGTCGATTATATATTGTGGCCCTGATTGAGCTCACTTGGCCTGTTCAGCACCAtcgctgtccatcagctgttgc harbors:
- the LOC144514264 gene encoding stonustoxin subunit alpha-like gives rise to the protein MWRMRVSGGSSGRGRVEPAGVRWLTPGPWRYSCELTVDTNTVNRNLKLSDNNRKVTRVEEYQPYPDHPERFDSWYQLLCRDGLTGRCYWEVETRGDVYISVSYRGISRRGDSYDCWFGYNDQSWSLFCSDDRYSVCHNKRVTSISSSSVSNRVTSISSSSVSNRVASISSSSVSKRVASISSSSVSNRVASIFSSSSVSGRVAVYVDCPAGSLSFYTVSSDSLILLHTFNTTFTQPLYPGFGFWSPGSSVSLSPV